A single region of the Anguilla rostrata isolate EN2019 chromosome 11, ASM1855537v3, whole genome shotgun sequence genome encodes:
- the tmem9 gene encoding transmembrane protein 9 has translation MKTCSTVRSFRLTPALLLVILLCEVITQAHASKSFEDVRCKCICPPYRNISGHIYNRNVSQKDCNCLHVVEPMPVYGHESCSRCLSCAVHHEQCRHHTIKVTIIIYLSVVGSLLLYMLFLLLVDPLIRKHDPYTQPLQNEEDTEDMRPQAEGAAGRGNTVLERVEGAQQRWKRQVQEQRKTVFDRHKMLS, from the exons ATGAAGACGTGTAGCACTGTTCGAAGCTTCAGGCTGACACCGGCTTTGCTGCTGGTCAtccttctctgtgaggtcatcaCCCAGGCGCATGCCAGCAAG AGCTTTGAAGACGTGCGCTGCAAGTGCATCTGTCCACCGTACAGGAACATCAGCGGGCACATCTACAACCGGAACGTCTCGCAGAAGGACTG taaCTGCCTGCATGTTGTGGAGCccatgcctgtgtatg GTCACGAGTCGTGCAGCCGATGCCTGTCATGCGCAGTCCATCACGAGCAGTGCAGGCATCACACAATCAAG GTAACCATCATTATCTACCTGTCTGTGGTGGGCTCGCTGCTGCTCTATATGCTGTTCCTGCTGCTAGTGGATCCACTGATCCGTAAACACGACCCCTATACTCAGCCCCTGCAGAACGAGGAGGACActgag gacatGCGGCCGCAGGCGGAGGGTGCGGCCGGGCGGGGGAACACGGTGCTGGAGCGTGTGGAGGGGGCACAGCAGCGCTGGAAACGGCAGGTCCAGGAGCAGCGCAAGACCGTCTTCGACCGACACAAGATGCTCAGCTAG